ATTAATACATAGTGTTGAAAAACTAAATGGTCAAAGGATTCTTTGTGAACACTACTTAGTCAAATGAAGGTGATTTCCGTTCCAGGCTACTCGCTTTCCTGTGGGCGAGCGACGAGCCGCTTCCTGCGCTGACGCTCCGTGCAGGGTCTCGTCTGTCTCGCTATCCCACGGGAGTCGAGTAGCCTTGCACTCCAATCAGCAATAGTGTAGAACTTTAAATATTTTCTTCCCTTAAAAGTAAAATAAAAACATGTTACTCACCATCATTAAATAGATAGAATAGTGGTACAATTCTATAGCTGTTAACCTACATTCTATGCATAAAACTACTTTTTCATTTTACATAAAAAGCCACTTATTACTGTCGCTCTGCATTCACATAGAAAAATGTTATCAAAGCTCCATTTTTGCACAATATAGTGATGGCTAAGACTTCAAATTTATCACTATTAATTTGTGTGAAATGCCAGAAGAAAATACTATGAGCAGTGGTTGATTGGAGTGTAGACTGAGTGACTCCTCTGGGATTCAGCGTCACAGATGAGACCCTGGAGCGAGCAGCGCGAGTGAAGCGGCTCATCGGACGCCCCCAGGAAAGCACTCAGTAGGAACGGAGATCAACCCCTCGTTTTGAAAAAGGACTATACTTTTAATTTGTCACCTTGATTTCATTGACATAATAGTATTTCAACAACATGATATTAATAAAATATTAATAAGAGCGTACCTACAAGAAAACAATAATAAGTAAAGTAACTAAGCTTACCACTTTTCATAATACCCATAAACCAGCGCATTGCAAAATATGTCATCAATAATGTAGCAATAAATGTTGCTGCATATGGGATGGCTAATGTACCTTTATTGGGTTCATTTAAAAAATCTGTTATTCCAAGCACAACACCACCAAGGCTTATTGGAATATAAAGCATAAAGGAAAAGCGTAGGGCTGTATCCTGCTTCATTCCCACAGCAATAGCTGAAATAATCGTTGCTCCTGAACGACTAATGCCCGGTGTGAGTGCGACAGCTTGACCTAAGCCAACAATGATAGCATCTTTTACAGTCAAATCTGCATCCTTTTTTGTACCTCGCATATTGCGAATAAGCCAAAGGGCGATACCTGTTACAAACAGCATAATTGCAATTGTTGTCATGCTAACATTATCTGCAATAAAATCACTAAGTAACACACCTAAAACGCCTGCCGGAATCGTGCCAATTACGATATAAACGGCAAAACGAAAATCTGCCTTATAGCGCTTATCACCCGTTTTAAGATAAAGGAAAAAGTGTGAAATGAGCCGGACAATATCCTCACGATAGATGTAAACAATGGCCAGCAATGAAGCTGTATTTGTTAAAATAGCAAAAGTAAAGCCTTGCTCACCTAAACCAAGTATTTCACTTGCAATCATGACATGACCGCTCGACGACACTGGTATTGGCTCCGTGAAGCCTTGTACAAGTCCAATAATAATATGCTTGATAATCAGTATAATATCTAGGTTTTCCATAAAAACCTC
This genomic stretch from Lysinibacillus pakistanensis harbors:
- a CDS encoding undecaprenyl-diphosphate phosphatase, with product MENLDIILIIKHIIIGLVQGFTEPIPVSSSGHVMIASEILGLGEQGFTFAILTNTASLLAIVYIYREDIVRLISHFFLYLKTGDKRYKADFRFAVYIVIGTIPAGVLGVLLSDFIADNVSMTTIAIMLFVTGIALWLIRNMRGTKKDADLTVKDAIIVGLGQAVALTPGISRSGATIISAIAVGMKQDTALRFSFMLYIPISLGGVVLGITDFLNEPNKGTLAIPYAATFIATLLMTYFAMRWFMGIMKSGKLSYFTYYCFLVGTLLLIFY